In Myxococcus stipitatus, the following are encoded in one genomic region:
- a CDS encoding FAD-dependent oxidoreductase, with protein sequence MELTRRELIAAFLGSAVASACRRESPRAPIPGAVVDRAVEVGHRLRGGALPRAQTVEPVDVLVVGAGVAGLSAAWRLLGAGVKDVRVVELEAEAGGTSRSGRNAVSAFPWGAHYLPAPLEDRGPVVRLLREMGAVTGVDAEGRPSFEETLLIQEPEERHFYRGHWYEGLYLRVGATPEDLAELERFDARMNAFAAAKDAKGRKAFAVPTARSSDDAEWTALDALSMADWLTREGFRSSRLKWLVDYACRDDYGATSEHVSAWAGIWYFAARQDGQGERSEGFLSWPEGNGRLVHQLRSALPPRALERDVLVHTVEPGARGCRVDALDARTGQPRSFQARQVVLACPRFIAAHVVAPWRTERPAWMEAFSYAPWVVANLTLSSPPESRGFPLAWDNVFQESRSLGYVVATHQQLRQYEQGPTVLTWYLPMSGGDVKAERQKALSATYEDWEALVMADMRPAHPGIARLAQRLEVMRWGHAMVRPTPGFMWGAERKAAQESLGTSLHFAHTDLGGLALFEEANWFGVKAAERVLAELGQPSSSWL encoded by the coding sequence GTGGAACTGACGCGGCGGGAGCTCATCGCCGCGTTCCTGGGCTCGGCGGTGGCCAGCGCGTGCAGGCGCGAGTCTCCCAGGGCTCCCATCCCTGGAGCGGTGGTGGACCGCGCGGTTGAGGTGGGGCACCGGCTTCGAGGCGGAGCGCTGCCTCGCGCGCAGACGGTGGAGCCCGTGGACGTGCTGGTGGTGGGGGCGGGCGTGGCGGGCCTGTCCGCCGCGTGGCGCCTCTTGGGCGCGGGCGTGAAGGACGTGCGGGTGGTGGAGCTGGAGGCGGAGGCCGGAGGCACGTCCCGCTCTGGACGCAACGCCGTGTCCGCCTTCCCGTGGGGCGCGCACTACCTCCCCGCGCCCCTGGAGGACCGGGGGCCGGTGGTCCGGCTGCTGCGTGAGATGGGCGCGGTGACGGGCGTGGACGCGGAGGGGCGGCCCTCCTTCGAGGAGACGCTGCTCATCCAGGAGCCCGAGGAGCGCCACTTCTACCGGGGCCATTGGTACGAAGGGCTCTACCTGCGCGTGGGCGCGACGCCGGAGGACCTGGCGGAGCTGGAGCGCTTCGATGCGCGGATGAATGCCTTCGCCGCCGCGAAGGACGCCAAGGGACGCAAGGCCTTCGCCGTGCCCACGGCGCGCTCCAGCGACGACGCCGAGTGGACGGCGTTGGACGCGCTGAGCATGGCGGACTGGCTCACGCGCGAGGGCTTCCGCTCGTCACGCTTGAAGTGGCTGGTGGACTACGCGTGCCGGGACGACTACGGCGCCACGTCCGAGCATGTCTCCGCGTGGGCGGGCATCTGGTACTTCGCCGCGCGCCAGGACGGGCAGGGGGAGCGCAGCGAGGGCTTCCTGAGCTGGCCCGAGGGCAATGGCCGGCTGGTGCATCAGCTCCGCTCCGCGCTGCCGCCCCGCGCGCTCGAGCGCGACGTGCTGGTGCACACCGTGGAGCCGGGGGCACGGGGCTGCCGGGTGGATGCGCTGGACGCGCGCACGGGGCAGCCTCGCTCCTTCCAGGCACGGCAGGTGGTGCTGGCGTGTCCGCGCTTCATCGCCGCGCACGTGGTGGCGCCGTGGAGGACCGAGCGGCCCGCATGGATGGAGGCCTTCAGCTATGCGCCGTGGGTGGTGGCCAACCTGACGCTGTCGTCGCCGCCGGAGTCCCGGGGCTTCCCGCTGGCATGGGACAACGTGTTCCAGGAGAGCCGGAGCCTGGGCTACGTGGTGGCCACGCACCAGCAGCTTCGCCAGTATGAGCAGGGCCCCACGGTGCTCACCTGGTACCTGCCCATGTCGGGCGGGGACGTGAAGGCCGAGCGGCAGAAGGCGCTCTCCGCCACATACGAGGACTGGGAGGCGCTGGTCATGGCGGACATGCGCCCCGCGCATCCTGGCATCGCGCGGCTGGCGCAGCGGTTGGAGGTCATGCGCTGGGGCCACGCGATGGTGCGGCCCACGCCGGGCTTCATGTGGGGCGCCGAGCGCAAGGCCGCGCAGGAGAGCCTGGGGACGAGCCTGCACTTCGCGCACACGGACCTGGGGGGACTTGCGCTCTTCGAGGAGGCCAACTGGTTCGGCGTGAAGGCCGCGGAGCGGGTGCTGGCGGAATTGGGGCAGCCGTCCTCGAGCTGGCTGTAG
- a CDS encoding polyamine aminopropyltransferase translates to MNKTLLYITVIVIATCGLVYELVVGALASYLLGDSITQFSTVIGGYLFAMGIGSYLSRYIDKGVAQRFVEVELAVALLGGICAPVLFLTFTLTDLFQVALYSSVIIIGTLVGLEIPLLLRILKDQLKFKDLVSQVLSLDYLGALAASVAFPLLLVPKLGLVRTSLLFGILNAAVGLWSTWLLAPLLGNPLRLRIKAVLLTVFLIVGFALGDRLTTFYEDQLYADDVVHASSSPYQRIVLTRGKRGFSLFLNGNLQFASIDEYRYHESLVHPAMVRAAKVEHVLILGGGDGLAAREVLRYPEVRSVTLVDLDPAITKLAMGYDELTRLNGNSMKDARMRVVNADAMQFLMEGDQRYDVVIVDFPDPNNFALGKLYTTGFYKLLKKRVAQDGVAVVQSTSPLFARQSFWCVETTLKAAGYWTQPYHALVPSFGEWGYVLVAHEAPGHHRPLPEGLRFLDMDTLETLTHFPPDMGPLPAEVNRLNNQVLVHYYEAEWRRWN, encoded by the coding sequence GTGAACAAGACGCTGCTGTACATCACCGTCATCGTCATCGCGACGTGTGGGCTCGTCTACGAGCTCGTCGTCGGCGCGCTGGCCAGCTACCTGCTCGGTGACTCCATCACCCAGTTCTCCACCGTCATCGGTGGCTACCTCTTCGCGATGGGCATCGGCAGCTACCTGTCGCGCTACATCGACAAGGGCGTGGCGCAGCGCTTCGTGGAGGTGGAGCTGGCGGTGGCGCTGCTGGGCGGCATCTGCGCGCCGGTCTTGTTCCTCACCTTCACGCTGACGGACCTGTTCCAGGTGGCGCTGTACAGCAGCGTCATCATCATCGGCACGCTGGTGGGGCTGGAGATTCCCCTCCTGCTGCGCATCCTCAAGGACCAGCTCAAGTTCAAGGACCTGGTCAGCCAGGTCTTGTCGCTCGACTACCTGGGCGCGCTCGCTGCCAGCGTCGCGTTTCCGCTGTTGCTGGTGCCCAAGCTGGGGCTGGTGCGCACCTCGCTGTTGTTCGGCATCCTGAACGCGGCGGTGGGCCTGTGGAGCACGTGGCTCTTGGCGCCGCTGCTCGGCAACCCCTTGCGCCTGCGCATCAAGGCGGTGCTGCTGACGGTGTTCCTCATCGTGGGCTTCGCCCTGGGCGACCGGCTCACCACGTTCTACGAGGACCAGCTCTACGCGGACGACGTGGTGCACGCGTCCAGCTCACCCTACCAGCGCATCGTGCTCACGCGCGGCAAGCGGGGCTTCTCGCTGTTCCTCAACGGCAACCTCCAGTTCGCCAGCATCGACGAGTACCGCTATCACGAGTCGCTGGTGCACCCGGCCATGGTGCGCGCGGCCAAGGTGGAGCACGTGCTCATCCTCGGCGGTGGGGATGGGCTGGCCGCGCGCGAGGTGCTGCGCTACCCCGAGGTGCGCTCCGTCACGCTGGTGGACCTGGACCCGGCCATCACGAAGCTGGCCATGGGGTACGACGAGCTGACTCGGCTCAATGGGAACTCGATGAAGGATGCGCGCATGCGCGTGGTCAACGCGGACGCGATGCAGTTCCTCATGGAGGGAGACCAGCGCTACGACGTGGTGATTGTCGACTTCCCGGACCCCAACAACTTCGCGCTGGGGAAGCTGTACACCACGGGGTTCTACAAGCTCTTGAAGAAGCGCGTGGCGCAGGACGGCGTGGCCGTGGTGCAGAGCACCAGCCCGCTGTTCGCCCGGCAGTCCTTCTGGTGCGTGGAGACGACGCTGAAGGCCGCGGGCTACTGGACGCAGCCGTACCACGCGCTGGTGCCTTCGTTCGGCGAGTGGGGTTATGTGCTGGTGGCCCACGAGGCGCCGGGCCATCACCGGCCGTTGCCGGAGGGCCTGCGCTTCCTGGACATGGACACGCTGGAGACGCTCACCCACTTCCCTCCGGACATGGGCCCGCTGCCCGCGGAGGTGAACCGGCTCAACAACCAGGTGCTCGTCCACTACTACGAAGCGGAGTGGCGGCGGTGGAACTGA
- a CDS encoding DUF350 domain-containing protein, with product MLLLGVVVTVDGVLASVVYSLIGLAVFVGGFHVIRKILPFDVYKELEVDQNTALGIVIGSFIIGLAIIVAAAIGG from the coding sequence ATGCTGTTACTTGGCGTCGTTGTGACCGTCGATGGCGTGTTGGCGAGCGTCGTCTATTCGCTCATCGGTCTGGCGGTGTTCGTGGGGGGCTTCCACGTCATCCGCAAGATCCTGCCGTTCGACGTGTACAAGGAGCTGGAGGTCGACCAGAACACGGCCCTGGGCATCGTCATCGGCTCGTTCATCATCGGCCTGGCCATCATCGTGGCCGCGGCCATCGGTGGTTGA
- a CDS encoding DUF4178 domain-containing protein, protein MTQGRCPSCGADVEFTAGSAQVVVCGHCQTVVARKDADFEALGKIGRVVVTDSPLQVGAEGRYDGSAFQVVGHLQKDHGAGPWDEWYVEFSDGRTGWVSESEGTVHLLFSGGVEEGVSLSDLHPGEKLRLRNRHWVVEERGHGTVTAAEGQLPSDVDPQQDSWYVDATSSKGAILTLDFGTHENDPEVFIGVRLKLEQLGIPPDQLRPRVRRKVELKQARCPECNGPLELQAPDKSLRVGCPFCGALLDVSKGKLSFLRLLEKPPHAPLIPLGAKGKLRDTEWMCLGFLVRSCTVEGVRYPWEEYLLFNRAKGFVWLMNSQGHWVFLEPLAAGDVQLVPHVSAFFDGRRYKAYQNVHAVTENVQGEFYWEVTAGEYAEATEYVAPPYSINVDSTENEVSYTFGEYLAPEVVKDAFKLDAVPAPEGILPSQPNPHKSRMLSTVLWSIGWLAALLVVAGLFSARSLNKVVLEERVTVPAESSPGTPSAMKFSEPFDLERRGNMKVEVAAGLMNDWMGIQGDLVNQETGEVVGFYEEVSLYQGTDSDGSWSEGSASGSLHLSALPAGKYVLRTTASYDPTPARVRNYTVRLTHDTPNGGWLCAAFVLLMLGPAFAFFRSHNFETRRWADSNLSE, encoded by the coding sequence GTGACACAGGGGAGGTGTCCGTCGTGCGGCGCGGATGTGGAGTTCACCGCGGGCTCGGCGCAGGTGGTGGTGTGCGGCCACTGTCAGACGGTGGTGGCGCGCAAGGACGCGGACTTCGAGGCGCTCGGCAAGATTGGCCGGGTGGTCGTCACCGACTCTCCACTCCAGGTGGGCGCGGAGGGCCGCTATGACGGCTCCGCCTTCCAGGTCGTGGGCCACCTCCAGAAGGACCACGGCGCGGGCCCATGGGATGAGTGGTACGTCGAGTTCTCCGACGGCCGCACCGGCTGGGTGAGCGAGTCCGAGGGCACCGTCCACCTGCTCTTCTCCGGCGGCGTGGAGGAGGGCGTCTCACTGTCGGACCTGCACCCCGGTGAGAAGCTGCGCCTGCGCAACCGCCACTGGGTGGTGGAGGAGCGCGGCCACGGCACGGTGACCGCCGCCGAGGGCCAGCTGCCCAGCGACGTCGACCCCCAGCAGGACTCCTGGTACGTCGACGCCACGTCCTCCAAGGGCGCCATCCTCACGCTCGACTTCGGCACGCACGAGAACGACCCGGAGGTCTTCATCGGCGTGCGGCTCAAGCTGGAGCAGTTGGGGATTCCCCCCGACCAGCTCCGCCCCCGCGTCCGCCGCAAGGTGGAGCTCAAGCAGGCGCGCTGCCCGGAGTGCAACGGCCCCCTGGAGCTGCAGGCTCCGGACAAGTCGCTGCGCGTGGGCTGCCCCTTCTGCGGCGCGCTGCTCGATGTCTCCAAGGGGAAGCTGTCCTTCCTCCGGCTCTTGGAGAAGCCCCCGCACGCGCCCCTCATCCCGCTGGGCGCGAAGGGGAAGCTGCGCGACACGGAGTGGATGTGCCTGGGCTTCCTCGTGCGCTCGTGCACCGTGGAGGGCGTCCGCTACCCGTGGGAGGAGTATCTCCTCTTCAACCGCGCGAAGGGCTTCGTCTGGCTGATGAACTCCCAGGGCCACTGGGTGTTCCTGGAGCCCTTGGCCGCGGGCGACGTGCAGCTGGTGCCGCATGTCTCCGCCTTCTTCGACGGGCGTCGCTACAAGGCCTACCAGAACGTCCACGCCGTCACGGAGAACGTGCAGGGCGAGTTCTACTGGGAGGTGACGGCGGGAGAGTACGCCGAGGCGACCGAGTACGTGGCGCCGCCGTACTCCATCAACGTGGACAGCACCGAGAACGAGGTGTCGTACACGTTCGGCGAGTACCTGGCGCCGGAGGTGGTCAAGGACGCCTTCAAGCTGGACGCGGTGCCGGCGCCCGAGGGAATCCTCCCCAGCCAGCCCAATCCCCACAAGTCACGGATGCTGTCCACCGTGTTGTGGTCCATCGGCTGGCTGGCGGCGCTCCTCGTCGTGGCGGGCCTGTTCTCCGCGCGGTCGCTGAACAAGGTCGTGCTGGAGGAGCGGGTGACGGTGCCCGCGGAGTCGTCTCCCGGCACGCCCTCCGCGATGAAGTTCAGCGAGCCCTTCGACCTGGAGCGGCGCGGCAACATGAAGGTGGAGGTCGCCGCGGGGTTGATGAACGACTGGATGGGCATCCAGGGCGACCTGGTGAACCAGGAGACGGGCGAGGTGGTGGGCTTCTACGAAGAGGTCAGCCTCTACCAGGGCACCGACAGCGATGGCTCATGGTCCGAGGGCAGCGCGAGCGGCAGCCTGCATCTGTCCGCGCTCCCCGCGGGCAAGTACGTGCTGCGCACCACCGCGTCCTATGACCCGACGCCGGCCCGGGTGCGCAACTACACGGTGCGGTTGACGCACGACACGCCCAACGGAGGTTGGCTGTGCGCGGCCTTCGTGCTGCTGATGTTGGGGCCTGCGTTCGCGTTCTTCCGCTCGCACAACTTCGAGACCCGCCGCTGGGCGGACAGCAACCTGTCGGAATAG
- the speD gene encoding adenosylmethionine decarboxylase: MKLTTGQEWLVDASGCSPGLLKDAAGLAALFEELIVLLDLKVVGQPQWHVFPEPGGITGLTLLAESHLAIHTFPEHGFAALNVYCCRPRERPDFESLLARHLGAASCEAREVKRGVLT; encoded by the coding sequence TTGAAGCTGACCACCGGACAGGAATGGCTGGTTGACGCGAGCGGCTGCTCGCCCGGATTGCTCAAGGACGCGGCGGGTCTGGCGGCGCTCTTCGAGGAGCTCATCGTCCTGCTGGACCTGAAGGTCGTGGGCCAGCCTCAGTGGCACGTGTTCCCGGAGCCCGGTGGCATCACCGGCCTGACGCTCCTGGCCGAGAGCCACCTGGCCATCCACACGTTTCCCGAGCACGGCTTCGCCGCGCTCAACGTCTATTGCTGCCGCCCCCGCGAACGTCCCGACTTCGAGTCGTTGCTCGCGCGCCACCTGGGGGCTGCGTCGTGCGAGGCGCGTGAGGTGAAGCGGGGGGTGCTGACGTGA